In a single window of the Oscarella lobularis chromosome 4, ooOscLobu1.1, whole genome shotgun sequence genome:
- the LOC136185888 gene encoding F-box/SPRY domain-containing protein 1-like, with the protein MADQISEDTLFELFLYLDLADLAVCSRVCRRWHALLSNGNSSIWENQFCMLVPETMQKSKPLEELPSYQAKVQAYFYAWNPNDCSKKVSIKNDGFTFYRRPVGQLTTEGARTRKGFTSGRHCWEVWWEKPFGSHEAVGVATREAPIYHVASICLVGMNRYSMVGSYPRNLAITCQVTGNAKGERVRAVLDMDRGTLSFEKGDQFLGVAFADLPTDTPLYPIVSTAYAETEVCLIYKGYPLDG; encoded by the exons ATGGCAGATCAAATCAGTGAAGACACTCTTTTCGAGCTCTTCCTCTACCTCGATCTCGCCGATCTCGCCGTCTGTAGTCGCGTGTGCCGTCGATGGCACGCTTTGCTAAGCAACGGGAATTCCTCCATATGGGAAAACCAATTCTGCATGCTCGTACCCGAAACGATGCAGAAGAGCAAGCCACTAGAAGAGCTTCCGAGCTACCAGGCGAAGGTGCAAGCCTACTTCTACGCTTGGAATCCGAACGATTGCTCGAAGAAAGTATCAATCAAAAACGACGGCTTCACGTTCTATCGTCGTCCCGTAGGCCAACTAACGACGGAGGGAGCACGCACGCGCAAAGGCTTCACGTCGGGACGCCACTGCTGGGAGGTGTGGTGGGAAAAGCCGTTCGGATCGCACGaagccgtcggcgtcgcgacgcgagaAGCGCCGATCTATCACGTCGCCAGCATCTGCCTCGTGGGCATGAATCGCTACTC GATGGTCGGCAGCTATCCGCGCAATTTGGCCATCACGTGTCAGGTGACAGGAAACGCG AAAGGAGAACGAGTGCGTGCCGTATTGGACATGGATAGGGGGACGTTGTCgtttgaaaaaggagatcAATTTCTTGGCGTTGCTTTTGCGGACTTGCCAACAGATACGCCGCTTTATCCCATCGTCTCAACCGCGTACGCCGAAACAGAAGTCTGCTTGATATATAAAGGATACCCCCTCGACGGGTAG
- the LOC136186736 gene encoding laminin subunit alpha-like, translating to MQGIRRRILTALMLVVCVPSRLAQICADGRSGSAICPSFGELLNTGTITASSTCGSPSSNFCYTDPLTSTRDCNNVCDATNRHPPAHMLDFRDSTTWWQSKNGDEIVEIEYEFPGNKTYEIDYIAIYFRGYLPESFSLLKSPDFEATLETYQFYSYSCRDTYGVAPDQVIFDVTTSICDDLSDSTSPVIEFRPLEGRPSGSGREAWITATTLQLHFRAVQTNSSDNRDIYYAIETLEVLASCKCNGHADKCLQNAITGQRYCDCQHNTQGIDCEACLPFYNNKPYEQGSECEACSCHEHSSACQFNQTLYEMNGNKDGGVCTNCQHNTAGNQCNHCAPMYYPNSSLPLTHPNLCLECDCFLAGVEGGELDCEKELNDSLGNCLCKTNVMGRRCDECKIGFWNLTQSNPDGCSDCGCNLAGTVNGNLACDTTTGQCECKTNVEERTCDSCKDGYYNMTQNNADGCTPCDCNGGGSLDHICDKTTGQCSCRDGVAGRDCSEPIANTFLPPLDYNLYEAESSNDGSATPVSFSRGAGTIFTGTGYAAAKVNDSVIFSSVTVPKGVEYQLVIRYTYNDSMPWSSARVSIVPSGGSGMGSLPVCSEENRTSVAMLEDLSTGEGIALVVPFVSCLRAGVNYTVGIAFLRSGSGQPDATFFVDSLHVLPVVDVNNFDYFAQDSIANAMFVSADCQTARLTVEGGMSEDPICRTIVSGISAELYGKSLDCNCNSVGSTGNTCNSYTGQCSCQSFVFGRTCDSCLPAYHSLSSVGCLACACKTAGSQSDVCDVESGNCSCIDLVQGQQCDHCVDDYFGFNTPTGCQPCHCNVTGSTSTQCDNAGQCDCKFGVDGIKCTHCASGFYNFSTSGCTSCDCNVAGSLSSDCSSTGVCSCKQNVDVETTIKCDVCKMTYFNLESSNPLGCQPCFGYGHALDCSPSPDYTSDQVDVDFDFSGQAVYEIVRADDGTIVDLGLVTQRPAPGEVIVGNSFNPNVTLLFKMPSSFYGNRVSSYAKTLTVGLRLESNVSVDIYGGPDVVLTNSYGDRIETNLSPTPSTVRHSYAIRLDDTVNWTSMLSGSNQSSRALPFDIQRVLVSLTSITVRASYAPIVGTVFDEASLQISVKSNASDVDWVERSICPAEYTGTLCERCADGYTRSVRDGDSFIPCVPCQCNNRSDVCDGQTGVCDCRDNTAGDQCDVCAVGFYRNASGECVACPCPLTSSDGQFTTSCELRSGVVTCLNCPDGHAGDDCGRCLPGYFGDPYGAVGAPLGCSNCSCNGNINASDPNSCDGTTGQCLLCLYDTAGNQCERCRNDYYGSAVAKNCTLCNCDATGSVTSQCIETGKCICKPNVVGFNCTECNVNNFNFTDAGCSACECHSLGSESAACDVNTGICSCKMGVEGDKCDRCQEGFFGLGASGCTACNCHPQASTGIRCDQNSGQCSCSDGSMGLQCNACSEGYFNVSAGCQACDCNNHSSTCDVVSGLCTGCADNTYGDHCEFCLSGYYGDATAGTPNDCSVCPCPGISNSFSNLCELTPGGPRCTNCSEGHSGDQCEFCADGFFGNPGAGVGCKRCLCSGNIDLNATGNCDNTTGECLKCLYNTDDSDCSVCAPGYYGSAFARNCTECNCNSFGSVDLIGACSGEMGKCICMPNVVGLKCDQCDSGYYNLTASCATKCQCNSNGSLSDDCHQISGACQCKTGVEGHLCDACAPGFYGFDANGCKACNCFQTGSPVCDQDDGQCNCSSTTTGRTCNACIRGHFDLARRCIECNCNNHTLFCDDRDGTCIDCQDNTRGDHCEECSDGFYGFADRGTPTDCRPCLCPSASSPANFSSTCRLLNDGLTINCTACPKSHAGLQCESCADGFYGDPRNGVGCRSCDCNGNVDVNVTDFCDTTTGVCRDCVGDTDGDNCQVCATDFYGDAIVARNCAACECNSSGVVVGSACNGTTGQCGCLPNVVGRRCDACDADHWNFGSALGCEPCDCDPTGAVATDCDLFSGQCNCRPGVGGRRCDQCLSGYFNMSRSGCQECDCFLPGSIGSECDDATGQCNCTEGARGLKCDSCGDFYFNLTDGCQPCVCNGHAMDCDVVTGVCINCTHETEGDQCERCKSGFYGDPTQGTPSDCLPCSCPGNSVNTSFSPTCGIDGGGQLKCDACASGHVGDQCENCGAGFFGDPNAGVACSDCTCSGNINVTDPDSCDSTTGRCLKCLYDTAGDLCDRCRSGFYGNATAQNCTVCPCDPRGTLDCDQSTGLCICRPNVLPPLCDRCADEFYDVTNPNGCLACQCNTTGSTLSLCNKDDGQCDCKAGVDGRACDRCSVGFYDFGLDGCRSCDCNADGSTSAQCDDAGQCPCRTGVTGLLCDRCAENYAGNGTDCVRCDSCYDDLKASIDDLRGRFAAVTTRIDLFESTRSSESFADRLADVDERLRRLDVDVQAGEASVADIRRQIADIEADLTALENEESALETSMNSLDSTANTLIVRADSLVDTTRSTERIVTSSYETIDQTIQPDVVSSEADLTEILSLTQSTNSIAASAENLAVNQTAVAAALTNSSLNSDAAASSARVFAEDALSQATIDGRTLFNVTSSVDDRREAVDAIGSNLTIAESRVSDAVAAAADVSNRSSKSREDFGLSRLGDELSAANEKLASLDEKLKNVASTYSSVAQDSETYRNRVDGNLVEVARDETLSQGFENRADDALAKGEAAVSSTSATLSAANDMLDILKNFNDRITTTSASAAKALEQVEGIRNSSRAAADQATQILQDNQMAQEDAAASRLSAQKAEMASNDAFDTVTTVRSESRDPLKTAPIAKSDADQAKIDAIASNETAESLVARCAANRTVLDGYVASTEKVEADILACENDTNALRVRVQELMSALENIERLDDNAVQSVRQTVDDLSDSLVELDLAREIESLRQVAAEQRAAISVNDAQIASLEREIEEVSAELSATCV from the exons ATGCAAGGAATTAGGAGGCGGATCCTGACGGCGCTCATGCTCGTCGTCTGCGTCCCATCTCGACTGGCTCAAATTTGCGCCGACGGTCGCAGCGGATCAGCGATATGTCCTTCTTTCGGAGAACTCCTCAACACGGGAACGATAACAGCGAGCAGCACATGCGGATCGCCCTCGAGCAATTTTTGCTACACCGATCCCCTCACGTCGACAAGAGACTGCAATAACGTCTGCGACGCGACCAATCGGCATCCGCCCGCCCATATGCTCGATTTCAGGGATTCGACGACTTGGTGGCAGTcgaagaacggcgacgaaatcgttgaGATTGAGTACGAGTTTCCGGGGAACAAAACGTACGAGATCGATTACATTGCTATATATTTTCGGGGATATCTTCCGGAATCGTTTTCCCTGCTCAAATCGCCAGACTTTGAAGCAACGTTAGAGACGTATCAATTCTATTCCTATTCGTGTCGGGATACGTATGGCGTGGCGCCTGATCAAGtcatttttgacgtcacgacttCAATTTGTGACGATTTAAGCGATTCGACTAGCCCGGTGATTGAGTTTCGACCTTTGGAAGGTCGTCCGAGTGGATCTGGCAGAGAAGCTTGGATAACGGCAACTACACTCCAACTTCATTTCCGAGCTGTCCAAACAAACTCTTCTGACAACAGAGACATCTACTACGCAATTGAAACGCTCGAAGTCTTGGCTTCATGCAAGTGCAACGGCCACGCTGACAAATGTCTTCAAAATGCAATAACTGGGCAACGATACTGTGATTGTCAGCATAACACCCAGGGAATCGACTGTGAAGCGTGCTTGCCGTTCTACAATAACAAGCCATATGAACAGGGAAGCGAGTGCGAAG CTTGTAGTTGTCATGAGCATAGCAGTGCATGTCAATTCAACCAGACCCTGTATGAGATGAATGGGAATAAGGATGGGGGCGTCTGTACCAATTGCCAGCACAATACAGCAGGAAATCAGTGCAATCACTGTGCACCTATGTATTACCCAAACAGCTCGCTGCCGCTGACGCATCCTAATCTCTGTCTCG agTGCGATTGTTTTCTTGCTGGTGTCGAAGGAGGCGAGTTGGATTGCGAGAAAGAGTTGAATGACAGCCTAGGCAACTGCTTGTGCAAAACGAATGTCATGGGTCGACGCTGCGATGAATGCAAAATCGGTTTCTGGAATCTAACACAATCCAACCCAGATGGCTGttcag ACTGCGGCTGTAATTTGGCTGGAACCGTGAACGGCAACTTAGCATGCGACACGACGACGGGCCAATGCGAGTGCAAGACAAACGTCGAAGAACGCACTTGCGACTCGTGCAAAGACGGCTACTACAACATGACCCAAAACAACGCTGACGGCTGCACACCTTGCGACTGCAACGGAGGCGGTTCTCTCGATCATATCTGCGATAAAACGACGGGTCAGTGTTCGTGCCGCGACGGCGTAGCGGGACGCGACTGCTCCGAACCGATCGCCAATACCTTCTTACCGCCTTTGGACTATAATCTCTACGAAGCCGAATCGTCCAACGACGGCTCGGCAACGCCGGTTTCATTTAGTCGAGGCGCTGGAACGATTTTCACTGGCACCGGCTACGCGGCAGCGAAAGTCAACGACTCGGTCATCTTCTCGTCAGTGACTGTGCCCAAAGGCGTAGAATATCAGCTCGTCATTCGGTACACGTATAACGATTCGATGCCGTGGAGTTCTGCGCGAGTCTCCATCGTTCCCTCCGGTGGAAGTGGAATGGGATCGTTGCCGGTTTGttctgaagaaaatcgaacgtcCGTGGCGATGCTAGAGGATCTTTCAACTGGCGAAGGGATTGCCCTTGTCGTTCCCTTTGTCAGTTGTCTTCGTGCTGGCGTCAATTATACTGTTGGAATTGCGTTTCTTCGCTCGGGAAGTGGTCAACCAGACGCTACGTTCTTTGTTGATTCGCTTCACGTTCTCCCCGTCGTTGACGTGAATAATTTTGACTATTTTGCGCAAGATTCGATTGCCAACGCGATGTTCGTCTCTGCCGACTGCCAGACAGCGAGACTCACGGTCGAAGGAGGAATGAGCGAGGATCCCATATGCAGAACAATAGTTTCGGGCATCTCTGCCGAATTATATGGAAAATCACTAG ATTGTAACTGCAATTCGGTTGGATCGACGGGAAACACGTGCAATTCGTACACAGGCCAATGTTCGTGTCAATCATTCGTCTTTGGACGTACTTGCGACTCGTGTCTACCCGCCTATCATTCCCTCTCTTCCGTCGGATGCCTAGCTTGCGCTTGCAAGACGGCTGGCTCGCAAAGCGACGTCTGTGACGTGGAATCCGGTAACTGTTCGTGTATCGATCTCGTCCAAGGGCAGCAATGCGATCATTGCGTGGATGATTATTTTGGTTTTAATACGCCGACTGGATGCCAGCCTTGCCACTGCAACGTCACcggctcgacgtcgacgcagtGCGACAACGCTGGCCAGTGTGACTGCAagttcggcgtcgacggaatCAAGTGCACGCACTGCGCGAGCGGCTTCTACAACTTCTCCACATCTGGCTGCAC gagcTGTGACTGCAATGTAGCCGGCTCCCTTAGCTCCGATTGCTCGTCGACGGGAGTCTGCTCTTGCAagcaaaacgtcgacgtcgagacgacgatcaAATGCGACGTATGCAAAATGACGTATTTCAATTTGGAATCGTCAAATCCGCTCGGCTGTCAGCCGTGCTTTGGCTACGGTCACGCGTTGGACtgctcgccgtcgcccgACTACACGAGCGATCAAGTTGACGTTGACTTCGACTTCAGCGGCCAAGCCGTGTACGAAATCGTGCgagccgacgacggaacAATCGTCGATCTTGGGCTCGTGACGCAACGTCCCGCTCCCGGAGAAGTAATTGTCGGCAATTCGTTCAACCCAAACGTCACGCTTCTCTTCAAAATGCCCTCGTCTTTCTACGGAAATCGCGTGAGTTCGTACGCCAAGACGCTGACCGTGGGCTTGCGACTCGAATCGAACGTATCCGTCGACATATACGGCGGtcccgacgtcgttttgacgaattcgTACGGCGATCGAATCGAGACGAATCTATCTCCGACGCCATCGACCGTTCGTCATTCGTACGCGATTCGTCTCGACGATACGGTTAACTGGACGTCAATGCTATCGGGAAGCAATCAATCGAGTCGAGCGCTTCCTTTCGACATCCAACGCGTTCTCGTCTCCTTGACGAGCATCACCGTGCGAGCGTCGTACGCGCCGATCGTCGGcaccgtcttcgacgaagcATCGCTTCAGATATCCGTCAAGTCAAACGCGTCGGACGTCGATTGGGTCGAACGATCGATTTGTCCGGCAGAGTACACCGGGACTCTGTGTGAACGCTGCGCTGACGGATACACGCGAAgcgttcgcgacggcgattcgttCATCCCGTGCGTTCCCTGCCAGTGCAATAATCGATCGGACGTCTGCGACGGGCAGACGGGCGTGTGCGATTGTCGCGATAACACGGCCGGCGATCAGTGCGACGTCTGCGCCGTCggtttctatagaaacgcGTCGGGCGAATGTGTCGCTTGCCCGTGtccgttgacgtcgtccgaCGGACAGTTTACGACTTCGTGCGAACTGCGAAGCGGAGTCGTGACGTGTCTCAATTGTCCGGACGGGCACGCGGGTGACGACTGTGGTCGATGTTTGCCCGGCTATTTTGGCGATCCATACGGAGCGGTGGGAGCTCCGCTGGGCTGTTCGAACTGCTCGTGCAACGGGAATATCAACGCTAGCGATCCGAACAGCTGCGACGGTACGACCGGTCAGTGTCTTCTCTGTCTCTACGACACGGCGGGGAATCAGTGCGAACGATGTCGCAACGACTATTATGGTAGTGCGGTGGCGAAGAATTGCACGCTGTGCAATTGCGATGCAACTGGTTCCGTGACGAGTCAGTGCATTGAGACGGGCAAGTGCATTTGCAAGCCCAATGTTGTCGGCTTTAATTGCACCGAATGCAACGTGaataatttcaattttacCGACGCGGGATGCTCGGCGTGCGAATGTCATTCGTTGGGGTCAGAGAGCGCCGCGTGCGACGTCAACACGGGCATTTGCTCGTGCAAGATGGGCGTCGAAGGCGACAAATGCGATCGATGCCAGGAGGGCTTTTTTGGTCTTGGCGCAAGCGGCTGCACAG cGTGCAATTGTCATCCTCAGGCATCGACTGGCATTCGATGTGACCAAAACTCTGGCCAGTGCAGTTGCTCCGATGGCTCAATGGGTTTACAGTGCAATGCCTGTAGCGAAGGGTATTTCAACGTTTCTGCCGGTTGCCAAG CGTGCGATTGCAACAATCATTCGTCCacgtgcgacgtcgtcagtGGACTCTGTACGGGTTGTGCCGACAACACGTACGGTGATCATTGCGAATTTTGCCTGTCTGGATATTACGGCGACGCGACCGCGGGCACACCAAACGACTGCAGCGTGTGTCCTTGTCCTGGTATCAGTAACTCGTTTAGCAATTTGTGTGAGCTGACGCCAGGGGGACCGAG ATGCACCAACTGTTCTGAGGGTCACAGTGGGGATCAGTGTGAGTTTTGCGCGGACGGCTTCTTTGGAAACCCTGGAGCCGGCGTCGGTTGCAAACGCTGTCTTTGCTCGGGAAACATTGATTTGAATGCGACGGGAAATTGTGATAACACGACTGGGGAGTGCCTCAAGTGTCTTTACAATACAGACGATTCCGACTGCAGCGTATGCGCTCCTGGCTACTATGGAAGTGCTTTTGCACGGAATTGCACGG AATGCAACTGCAATTCTTTTGGATCCGTTGATCTTATCGGCGCTTGCTCTGGTGAAATGGGCAAATGCATTTGCATGCCCAATGTCGTCGGCCTCAAGTGCGATCAATGCGACAGCGGCTATTACAATCTGACCGCTAGTTGCGCGACGAAATGTCAATGCAATAGCAACGGTTCTCTGAGCGACGATTGCCACCAAATCTCGGGAGCATGTCAATGCAAGACGGGCGTCGAAGGTCACTTATGCGACGCGTGTGCTCCCGGTTTTTACGGCTTCGACGCCAATGGATGCAAAG CATGCAACTGTTTCCAAACGGGATCGCCTGTATGTGATCAAGACGACGGTCAATGTAATTGTAGTTCAACGACGACTGGCCGAACGTGCAACGCGTGCATTAGGGGACACTTTGACTTGGCTAGGCGTTGCATAG aGTGCAACTGCAATAATCACACGTTGTTTTGCGACGATAGAGACGGGACGTGCATCGACTGTCAGGACAACACTCGCGGAGATCACTGCGAAGAATGCTCCGACGGATTCTACGGTTTCGCCGACAGAGGGACCCCAACTGACTGCCGTCCCTGTCTCTGTCCgtcagcgtcgtcgccggccaACTTCAGCAGCACGTGCCGTCTCCTCAACGACGGACTAACCATTAACTGCACGGCGTGTCCGAAATCTCACGCCGGCCTCCAATGTGAATCGTGCGCCGACGGCTTCTACGGCGATCCGCGGAACGGCGTCGGTTGTCGATCGTGCGACTGCaacggcaacgtcgacgtcaacgtaaCCGATTTCTGCGACACGACGACGGGAGTCTGTCGCGATTGCGTCGGCGACACGGACGGCGACAATTGCCAAGTGTGCGCGACCGATTTCTacggcgacgcgatcgtcgcgagaaACTGCGCGGCTTGCGAGTGCAATTCGTCGGGCGTCGTTGTCGGTTCCGCGTGCAACGGGACGACGGGACAGTGTGGCTGTTTGCCGAACGTCGTCGGTAGACGATGCGACGCTTGCGACGCCGATCATTGGAACTTTGGTTCGGCGCTGGGATGCGAGCCGTGCGATTGCGATCCGACTGGTGCCGTGGCGACCGACTGCGATCTTTTCTCGGGTCAATGTAATTGTCGGCCGGGCGTCGGTGGACGACGATGCGACCAGTGTTTGTCGGGATATTTTAATATGAGTCGTTCGGGATGCCAAG AGTGCGATTGCTTTTTACCGGGATCTATTGGATCCgagtgcgacgacgcgacgggtCAGTGCAACTGCACGGAAGGCGCTCGGGGGTTGAAATGCGACTCGTGCGGTGATTTCTACTTCAATCTAACCGACGGGTGTCAAC CTTGCGTTTGCAATGGGCATGCAATGgattgcgacgtcgtcacgggCGTGTGCATCAACTGTACGCACGAGACCGAAGGCGATCAATGCGAGCGCTGTAAATCAGGATTCTACGGCGATCCGACTCAAGGCACGCCGTCCGATTGCCTTCCCTGTTCGTGCCCGGGAAATTCCGTCAATACGAGTTTCAGTCCGACGTGCGgcatcgacggcggcggtcaATTGAAGTGCGACGCGTGTGCAAGCGGTCACGTCGGCGATCAATGCGAGAACTGCGGTGCCGGCTTCTTTGGGGATCCAAACGCCGGCGTCGCCTGTTCGGATTGCACGTGTAGCGGCAACATCAACGTCACCGATCCAGACAGCTGCGACTCGACGACCGGTCGCTGCTTGAAATGCCTTTACGATACAGCGGGCGATCTGTGCGATCGCTGCCGTAGCGGATTCTACGGCAACGCCACGGCTCAAAATTGCACCG tTTGTCCTTGCGATCCACGAGGAACTCTTGATTGTGACCAATCGACCGGACTGTGCATATGCCGTCCGAACGTGCTCCCGCCACTTTGCGATCGCTGTGCAGACGAGTTCTACGACGTCACCAATCCGAATGGCTGTCTAGCGTGTCAGTGCAACACGACCGGATCGACATTGTCTCTCTGTAATAAAGACGACGGCCAATGCGATTGCAAAGCGGGAGTCGACGGGCGGGCGTGCGATCGTTGCTCAGTCGGCTTTTACGATTTTGGACTAGACGGATGTCGTAGCTGCGATTGTAATGCGGAcggttcgacgtcggcgcagTGTGACGACGCCGGACAGTGTCCTTGCCGCACCGGAGTGACGGGTCTCCTGTGCGACAGATGTGCGGAAAACTACGCTGGAAATGGAACGGATTGTGTTC GCTGCGATTCGTGCTACGACGACTTGAAGGCTTCCATCGACGATCTTCGcggtcgtttcgccgctgttacgacgcgaatcgatctcttcgaatcgacgcgatcgtcggAATCGTTCGCCGATCGTcttgccgacgtcgacgagcgcttgcgacgtctcgacgtcgacgtgcaagCGGGAGAAGCGAGCGTCGCCGacattcgtcgtcaaatcgccGATATCGAAGCGGATTTGACGGCgctagaaaacgaagagtcGGCGCTGGAGACTTCGATGAATAGCTTGGACTCGACTGCAAACACGTTGATCGTCAGGGCCGACAGCTTAGTCGACACCACGCGAAGCACGGAAAGAATCGTGACTAGTTCTTACGAGACAATCGATCAAACGATACAGCcggacgtcgtttcgtccgAAGCCGATCTCACCGAGATTTTGTCGCTTACTCAGAGTACGAATAGCATCGCCGCGTCGGCGGAGAATTTAGCCGTAAATCAaactgccgtcgccgctgcttTGACCAACTCGTCGCTCAACTCCGACGCTGCTGCGTCGTCGGCTCGAGTTTTCGCGGAGGATGCCTTATCGcaggcgacgatcgatggTAGGACTTTGTTCAATGTGACGTCTTCGGTAGATGATCGTCGAGAGGCGGTCGACGCGATTGGAAGCAATTTGACGATCGCCGAGAGCCGTGTGTCAGATGCTGTTGCCGCGGCGGCTGACGTTAGCAATcggtcgtcgaaatcgcgtgAAGATTTTGGCTTGTCTCGACTCGGCGACGAACTGTCCGCCGCAAACGAAAAGCTCGCTTCGCTCgatgaaaaattgaagaacgTAGCGTCGACCTATTCGAGTGTCGCGCAGGACAGCGAAACGTACAGAAATCGGGTTGACGGCAATTTAGTAGAAGTTGCTCGAGATGAGACGCTGTCGCAAGGTTTCGAAAATCGTGCCGACGACGCTTTGGCAAAGGGAGAAGCGGCCGTCagctcgacgtcggcgacgttgaGTGCCGCCAACGATATGCTCGATATATTAAAAAACTTCAACGATCGAATCACAACTACTTCGGCGTCAGCAGCGAAAGCCTTGGAACAGGTGGAAGGAATCCGAAATAGCAGCAGAGCGGCTGCCGATCAGGCGACGCAGATTTTGCAGGACAACCAAATGGCCCAGGAAGACGCGGCGGCGTCCAGATTGTCGGCTCAAAAGGCGGAGATGGCGTCCAACGATGCGTTCGATACTGTGACGACGGTACGGTCGGAGTCGAGGGACCCTCTGAAGACGGCACCTATTGCGAAGTCCGATGCCGACCAAGCGAAAATCGATGCGATTGCTTCGAACGAAACGGCCGagtcgctcgtcgctcgcTGCGCGGCGAATCGTACCGTTCTCGATGGttacgtcgcgtcgacggagaaAGTGGAGGCGGACATTTTGGCTTGCGAAAACGACACAAACGCGCTTCGAGTTCGGGTTCAAGAATTGATGTCGGCTTTGGAAAACATCGAACGTTTGGATGACAACGCCGTTCAGTCCGTACGGCagaccgtcgacgatttATCCGACAGCCTGGTCGAACTTGACCTAGCGCGGGAAATCGAGTCGCTGCGGCAAGTTGCCGCAGAGCAGAGAGCCGCCATTTCAGTCAACGATGCACAAATAGCTTCTTTGGAAAGGGAAATCGAGGAAGTTAGTGCTGAGCTATCGGCTACATGCGTCTAA